The proteins below come from a single Ruegeria sp. SCSIO 43209 genomic window:
- the rplA gene encoding 50S ribosomal protein L1, giving the protein MAKLGKRTRAAREAVAGKENLSVEEAVSLVKGNATSKFDETIEIALNLGVDTRHADQMVRGVVGLPNGTGKAMRVAVFARGPKADEAKEAGADIVGAEDLMETIQGGTIEFDRCIATPDMMPIVGRLGKVLGPRNLMPNPKVGTVTMDVKAAVEAAKGGEVQFKAEKGGVVHAGVGKASFDEAKLVENVRAFISAVAKAKPSGAKGTYMKKIALSSTMGPGVTLDVAAAAGE; this is encoded by the coding sequence ATGGCAAAACTCGGTAAACGTACCCGCGCTGCGCGCGAAGCTGTCGCTGGCAAGGAAAACCTGTCGGTCGAAGAAGCTGTTTCGCTGGTCAAAGGCAATGCGACCTCGAAATTCGACGAGACCATCGAAATCGCTCTGAACCTCGGCGTTGACACTCGTCATGCAGACCAGATGGTTCGCGGCGTTGTTGGCCTTCCGAACGGTACCGGCAAAGCGATGCGCGTTGCTGTATTTGCTCGTGGCCCCAAGGCAGACGAAGCGAAAGAAGCGGGCGCAGATATCGTTGGCGCGGAAGACCTGATGGAAACCATTCAGGGCGGCACCATCGAATTTGATCGCTGCATTGCAACCCCGGACATGATGCCGATCGTCGGTCGTTTGGGTAAAGTTCTGGGCCCCCGCAACCTGATGCCGAACCCCAAAGTTGGCACCGTGACCATGGACGTGAAAGCGGCTGTGGAAGCAGCAAAAGGTGGTGAAGTTCAGTTCAAGGCGGAAAAAGGCGGCGTTGTGCACGCCGGTGTTGGCAAAGCGTCCTTCGACGAAGCCAAGCTGGTCGAAAACGTCCGTGCCTTCATCTCGGCTGTTGCGAAGGCCAAACCGTCGGGTGCCAAAGGCACCTATATGAAGAAAATCGCGCTGAGCTCGACCATGGGCCCGGGTGTGACTCTGGACGTGGCGGCTGCTGCGGGCGAATAA
- the rplK gene encoding 50S ribosomal protein L11 — translation MAKKLAGTMKLQVPAGQANPSPPVGPALGQRGINIMEFCKAFNAKTADMEPGAPCPTVITYYQDKSFTMDIKTPPASYYLKKAAGLKPVGKRNRPRGAENPGRETVATVTSKQVREIAEAKMKDLNANDVEGAMQIILGSARSMGIEVK, via the coding sequence ATGGCCAAGAAGCTTGCTGGTACAATGAAGCTGCAGGTTCCTGCAGGTCAGGCGAACCCGTCGCCGCCAGTTGGTCCGGCGCTGGGTCAGCGCGGCATCAACATCATGGAATTCTGCAAGGCGTTCAACGCCAAGACCGCAGACATGGAGCCCGGCGCTCCGTGCCCGACCGTGATCACCTACTATCAGGACAAGTCCTTCACCATGGACATCAAGACGCCGCCCGCGTCTTACTACCTGAAAAAAGCGGCTGGTCTGAAGCCGGTTGGCAAGCGGAACCGTCCTCGTGGTGCGGAAAACCCAGGTCGTGAGACCGTGGCAACCGTGACCTCGAAGCAGGTTCGTGAAATCGCCGAAGCCAAAATGAAAGATCTGAACGCCAACGACGTCGAAGGCGCAATGCAGATCATCCTGGGCTCGGCCCGCTCTATGGGCATCGAGGTGAAGTAA
- a CDS encoding peptidoglycan-binding domain-containing protein, producing the protein MIIRLLITVGIALSFAASSPQTARADAGEILGGAVVGGVIGYAIGRDQQRKQQARTRSTTTRTYRPGIPSTTQGAQTQTALNYFGYNAGRVDGQVGRGTRSAIERYQVSMGYPVNGYDFQPYQRDFLMQAYYWATSGGQTTTQLAGQPLLMEYRRQIQTGSALAAAPQAPAQAPATTIPVVVPQAQEPEPEANTTETASASLPSLFSGGTGGPSLANRCSGVMLQTSTNGGYTTLSNMTDADFALSEQFCLARSYAMARGEDLMADIQGLTPDQVSAQCDSYGEMLAPQVDALSISSKAEAETQVRKLALDSGLSPADLAATSKVCLSMGYRQDNMDTAVGSALMLVAMGEPAYGELIGHHLREGFGVQQRRDLAMQWYDASLSALDAGSQAVFLPSQTDRPQLLRAAMVQAQ; encoded by the coding sequence ATGATCATTCGTTTATTAATAACAGTTGGCATCGCGCTGTCATTTGCGGCGTCTTCTCCTCAGACCGCGCGGGCCGATGCTGGCGAGATACTGGGCGGTGCTGTGGTTGGTGGCGTCATCGGCTACGCTATCGGCCGGGATCAGCAGAGAAAACAGCAAGCCCGGACGAGGTCAACAACAACACGCACCTATCGCCCCGGAATTCCGTCGACCACACAAGGGGCGCAAACCCAGACCGCGCTCAACTATTTCGGCTACAATGCGGGTCGCGTTGATGGTCAAGTCGGTCGTGGCACACGGTCTGCGATCGAACGCTATCAGGTCTCGATGGGCTACCCCGTGAATGGCTATGACTTCCAGCCCTATCAGCGCGACTTCCTGATGCAGGCCTATTACTGGGCGACAAGCGGCGGTCAGACGACAACTCAACTCGCAGGCCAACCGCTTTTGATGGAATACCGCCGGCAGATACAAACCGGCTCTGCCCTGGCTGCCGCCCCTCAGGCACCAGCACAAGCCCCAGCAACCACGATTCCGGTTGTGGTTCCTCAAGCTCAGGAACCAGAGCCCGAGGCCAATACAACTGAAACCGCCTCTGCCAGCCTGCCAAGCCTGTTTTCCGGCGGGACCGGCGGCCCATCGCTGGCCAATCGGTGTAGCGGGGTGATGCTGCAGACCTCGACAAACGGGGGCTACACGACGCTGTCAAATATGACGGATGCCGATTTTGCCCTCAGCGAACAGTTCTGCCTTGCTCGCAGCTATGCAATGGCGCGTGGCGAAGATCTGATGGCGGATATCCAGGGGCTGACGCCGGATCAGGTGAGCGCACAATGCGACTCGTACGGCGAAATGTTGGCACCGCAAGTTGATGCGCTTTCGATCAGCTCGAAGGCAGAAGCTGAAACCCAGGTACGCAAGCTTGCGCTGGACTCGGGCCTCAGCCCCGCTGATCTTGCAGCGACAAGCAAGGTCTGCCTGTCGATGGGCTACCGTCAGGACAACATGGACACGGCAGTCGGTTCTGCATTGATGCTAGTCGCGATGGGTGAGCCTGCCTATGGAGAGTTGATCGGCCACCATCTGCGCGAAGGCTTCGGTGTGCAACAGCGTCGCGATCTTGCTATGCAGTGGTATGATGCCAGCCTTTCGGCACTGGATGCCGGTTCGCAAGCCGTCTTCCTGCCGTCCCAGACCGACCGCCCGCAACTGTTGCGTGCGGCTATGGTTCAAGCGCAGTAA
- a CDS encoding adenylate/guanylate cyclase domain-containing protein yields the protein MPTPPEPISKHDKIDALIEWMVDGARPAGNAVDIIEGICTRLLDAGVAIDRFGLFIWTLHPNLMGRRFLWKAGAGVDRVDAPSQLFTEAIYTDNPLPHVIERQQSIRRHLEDPNCPEDYIIVGELREQGFTDYLAQPLIYLNGDTHVCTWSSATPGGFSESDLAILNRVRGPLARLTETYMLRLDATYLLSTYVGRNSGAHILDGKIHRGDGSKIEAVILFADLKGFTRLSNSVSGDTLVRLLNDTFDCLVPSVMDHGGELLKFMGDGFFAIFPTSTDLPPKVQIQAAIAAVREGVASLAEADFQHKLGVRTAIHHGRFHYGNVGGGDRLDFTAIGPDVNLAARLVAAATDLDCDHVLSDTAAAFLPKLCEPVGTVSLKGFGEDQTVWQMSTPQT from the coding sequence ATGCCGACCCCACCGGAACCGATCTCAAAACATGACAAGATCGACGCTTTGATCGAGTGGATGGTTGACGGTGCCCGCCCAGCTGGAAATGCGGTCGATATCATCGAAGGTATCTGCACCCGTCTGCTGGATGCCGGTGTCGCCATCGACCGGTTCGGTTTGTTCATCTGGACGCTGCATCCCAATCTGATGGGTCGACGTTTCCTGTGGAAAGCGGGCGCTGGAGTCGACCGGGTCGACGCGCCGTCTCAATTGTTCACCGAGGCGATCTACACCGATAACCCCCTGCCGCATGTGATCGAGCGTCAGCAATCCATCCGCCGCCACCTGGAAGACCCCAACTGCCCCGAGGATTACATCATTGTCGGCGAATTGCGCGAGCAGGGCTTCACCGATTACCTGGCGCAACCGCTGATCTATCTCAACGGCGATACCCATGTCTGCACCTGGTCAAGTGCCACGCCCGGTGGGTTTTCAGAGAGTGATCTGGCGATCCTGAACCGGGTTCGCGGTCCGCTCGCCCGCCTGACCGAGACCTATATGTTACGGCTCGACGCGACCTACCTGCTGTCGACCTATGTCGGCCGCAACAGTGGTGCACACATTCTGGACGGTAAAATACATCGCGGTGATGGCAGCAAAATCGAGGCCGTTATCCTGTTTGCGGATCTCAAGGGATTTACCCGCCTTTCGAATTCGGTTTCCGGCGATACGCTGGTCCGGCTGCTGAATGACACGTTTGATTGCCTTGTCCCGTCGGTCATGGACCACGGCGGAGAGCTTCTGAAGTTCATGGGCGACGGCTTTTTTGCCATCTTCCCAACCAGCACGGATCTTCCGCCAAAGGTGCAGATTCAGGCCGCCATCGCAGCGGTGCGCGAGGGTGTGGCGTCGCTGGCCGAGGCCGATTTCCAGCATAAGCTTGGCGTGCGCACTGCAATTCATCATGGTCGCTTCCACTATGGAAATGTAGGTGGTGGGGATCGGCTGGATTTCACGGCCATCGGTCCCGACGTCAATTTGGCGGCTAGACTTGTAGCGGCGGCCACAGACTTGGATTGCGACCATGTCCTTTCGGATACAGCCGCAGCATTTCTCCCGAAACTCTGCGAACCGGTCGGAACTGTATCACTTAAAGGTTTTGGTGAGGATCAAACTGTCTGGCAGATGAGCACGCCCCAAACGTAA
- the nusG gene encoding transcription termination/antitermination protein NusG: MAKRWYSVSVLSNFEKKIAEQIRTSVAEQGLEDDIDEVLVPTEEVIEVRRGKKVTTERRFMPGYVLVHMEMSDQGYHLINSINRVTGFLGPQGRPMPMRDAEVNQILNRVQEGEEAPKLMISFEVGEKVKVNDGPFEDFDGMVEGVDDENQKLKVSVSIFGRETPVELDFTQVTKQS; this comes from the coding sequence ATGGCGAAACGGTGGTATTCGGTCAGCGTTCTTTCGAATTTCGAAAAGAAGATCGCAGAGCAGATCCGCACGTCGGTGGCTGAGCAGGGCCTTGAAGACGATATCGACGAGGTTCTGGTGCCCACCGAAGAGGTGATCGAAGTGCGCCGGGGCAAGAAGGTCACCACCGAACGTCGCTTTATGCCGGGTTACGTGCTGGTACACATGGAAATGTCGGATCAGGGCTATCACCTGATCAACTCGATCAATCGCGTTACCGGCTTCCTGGGCCCTCAGGGCCGCCCGATGCCGATGCGCGACGCCGAGGTGAACCAGATCCTCAACCGCGTTCAGGAAGGTGAAGAAGCGCCCAAGCTGATGATCAGCTTCGAGGTCGGCGAGAAGGTCAAGGTCAACGACGGCCCGTTCGAGGATTTCGACGGCATGGTCGAAGGTGTGGACGACGAGAACCAGAAACTGAAAGTTTCGGTTTCGATCTTTGGCCGAGAAACACCGGTCGAGCTGGACTTTACGCAGGTCACCAAGCAGAGCTGA
- the secE gene encoding preprotein translocase subunit SecE encodes MATLNPIQFIQQVRAEVAKVVWPTRREVLLTTVMVFIMAALTAVFFALVDLGIRGGLQLVLGAFS; translated from the coding sequence ATGGCAACCTTAAACCCGATCCAGTTCATTCAGCAGGTCCGCGCCGAAGTCGCAAAGGTCGTCTGGCCGACCCGTCGTGAGGTTCTGTTGACCACGGTCATGGTGTTCATCATGGCTGCGCTGACGGCTGTGTTCTTTGCGCTGGTTGATCTGGGCATTCGCGGCGGTCTGCAACTGGTACTCGGCGCGTTTAGCTAA
- the ccoS gene encoding cbb3-type cytochrome oxidase assembly protein CcoS — protein MEVLAYLIPISLLLGGVGLVAFIYTVRSNQYEDPEGDARRILSDEWDDKPKP, from the coding sequence ATGGAAGTGCTTGCCTATCTGATCCCGATTTCCCTGCTTTTGGGCGGGGTTGGCTTGGTTGCGTTTATCTACACGGTCCGCTCGAACCAATATGAGGATCCGGAAGGCGATGCGCGCCGTATCCTAAGCGACGAATGGGATGACAAGCCCAAGCCCTGA
- a CDS encoding heavy metal translocating P-type ATPase — MVAQATPSRAACPGCIAAPAEAARPIPEDVQIALSLPGIHCSACISTVERELNAHPGVEDARVNLTLKRAMIKAAPDTRADDLIPVLERAGFEAHELDPGALSATQTDKTGRDLLMRLAVAGFASMNVMLLSVSVWSGATDATRDMFHWISAAIALPAIAFSAQPFFSNAWSALRVRRLNMDVPIVLAILLALVTSLWETALSGEHAYFDAALTLTFFLLAGRYLDYRTRAAARSAAEELTALEVPRAIRLVDGTEAEVAVASLNVGDLILMRPGGRMPVDGEIISGQSELDRSLLTGETLPVFAEAGLNVSAGEVNLTGPLTIRATAVGEDTSLHRMADLVAIAESGRSRYTSLADKAAKLYAPGVHILSALSFLGWYIYSGDIRTALNIAAAVLIITCPCALGLAVPAVTTAASGRLFRSGMLIKHATALERLAEVDTVVFDKTGTLTSGAPELTNLGDHSRTDLQVALALAEASSHPLSLALAKAAREAGIKPAKLHDVVEVPGYGTEGVYRDQQVRLGRAAWVGGEDGEQTAAWLAIGSQTPSRFTFTDSLRAGAAEAIAAFRAAGKDVILISGDTQGAVQALAGKLGIENWIAQALPQDKAAKVQQLSDQGRHVLMVGDGLNDTAALAAAHVSISPASALDAARVASDIVLLGNDLSPIAEACDTAVRATRRIRENFRIATVYNIIAVPLAVAGLATPLIAALAMSTSSITVSLNALRLR; from the coding sequence ATGGTTGCGCAAGCCACTCCATCTCGGGCAGCCTGTCCTGGCTGCATCGCAGCCCCGGCGGAAGCGGCGCGGCCAATCCCAGAGGATGTGCAGATCGCGCTGTCGCTGCCGGGCATCCACTGCTCGGCCTGCATCTCTACGGTCGAGCGTGAGTTGAATGCCCATCCCGGCGTTGAAGACGCGCGGGTCAATCTCACGCTGAAACGCGCGATGATCAAGGCGGCACCGGATACGCGCGCCGATGATCTGATCCCGGTGTTGGAGCGCGCTGGCTTTGAAGCCCACGAACTGGATCCGGGTGCGCTTTCGGCTACGCAAACCGATAAGACCGGGCGCGATCTGCTGATGCGGTTGGCAGTGGCGGGTTTTGCTTCGATGAACGTGATGCTGTTATCGGTGTCGGTCTGGTCCGGCGCCACCGATGCGACGCGCGACATGTTCCATTGGATATCGGCGGCGATTGCGCTGCCTGCAATCGCATTCTCGGCCCAGCCTTTCTTTTCCAACGCCTGGAGCGCGCTGCGCGTACGCCGGTTGAATATGGATGTGCCGATTGTTTTGGCGATACTGCTGGCTCTGGTCACGTCGCTTTGGGAAACTGCACTCAGCGGTGAACATGCTTATTTCGACGCGGCTTTGACCCTGACATTCTTCCTGCTAGCGGGCAGGTATTTGGACTATCGCACCCGTGCCGCGGCACGTTCGGCTGCCGAAGAACTAACCGCGCTGGAGGTCCCGCGCGCCATCCGGCTAGTGGATGGGACCGAAGCGGAAGTGGCGGTGGCGAGCCTTAACGTGGGTGATCTGATTCTGATGCGCCCCGGAGGGCGTATGCCAGTGGATGGCGAAATCATCTCGGGCCAGTCCGAGTTGGACCGGTCGCTGCTGACCGGGGAAACCCTCCCGGTCTTTGCCGAGGCCGGGCTGAACGTCAGTGCTGGTGAGGTTAACCTGACCGGCCCTCTGACCATCCGTGCGACGGCAGTCGGGGAAGATACCTCGCTGCACCGTATGGCGGATCTGGTAGCCATCGCTGAATCGGGCCGATCACGGTATACCTCGCTGGCAGACAAGGCGGCCAAGCTTTATGCGCCGGGGGTGCATATACTGTCCGCGCTCAGCTTCTTAGGATGGTATATTTATTCGGGCGATATCCGGACGGCGCTGAATATCGCTGCGGCGGTTTTGATCATCACATGTCCCTGCGCGCTGGGCTTGGCAGTGCCGGCGGTAACCACTGCAGCATCAGGCCGATTGTTCCGCAGTGGCATGCTGATCAAACACGCGACCGCGTTAGAACGGTTGGCCGAAGTGGATACGGTGGTGTTCGATAAGACCGGAACCCTCACATCCGGTGCGCCTGAGTTGACCAACCTTGGTGATCATTCGCGTACCGATTTGCAAGTGGCTCTGGCATTGGCCGAAGCGTCTTCGCACCCCTTGTCTCTTGCCCTTGCAAAGGCTGCGCGTGAGGCCGGGATCAAGCCTGCCAAGTTGCACGATGTTGTTGAGGTGCCGGGATATGGCACAGAGGGTGTTTACCGTGATCAGCAGGTCCGGCTGGGTCGAGCGGCCTGGGTCGGCGGCGAAGATGGTGAGCAGACCGCAGCCTGGCTCGCAATTGGATCGCAGACGCCATCGCGCTTTACTTTTACCGACAGTCTGCGCGCAGGCGCTGCCGAGGCGATTGCGGCTTTCCGCGCTGCTGGCAAAGACGTCATCCTGATTTCCGGCGATACGCAAGGCGCGGTTCAGGCCTTGGCGGGCAAGCTTGGCATTGAGAACTGGATCGCCCAGGCCTTGCCTCAAGACAAAGCCGCCAAGGTGCAGCAGCTGAGTGATCAGGGTCGGCACGTTCTGATGGTCGGCGATGGGCTGAACGATACGGCGGCATTGGCGGCGGCGCATGTGTCGATTTCTCCGGCCAGCGCCTTGGATGCCGCGCGGGTGGCGTCGGATATCGTGCTACTGGGCAATGATCTGTCCCCAATCGCTGAGGCTTGCGATACAGCCGTCAGGGCGACCCGTCGGATTCGCGAGAATTTCCGGATCGCCACTGTCTATAACATCATCGCGGTCCCGCTGGCCGTTGCCGGGTTGGCGACACCCCTTATTGCGGCATTGGCGATGTCGACCTCGTCGATTACCGTGTCGTTGAACGCCTTGCGGCTGAGGTAA
- a CDS encoding FixH family protein, with product MAERQFTGKHALAVFVAAFGVIIAVNLVLAYSAIKTFPGLEVKNSYVASQEFNERLKEQQALGWNIKAELTGGLLVLYITDQTGSPVEVADLQAVVGRATHVKEDFSPDFTFDGIAYAAPAALGEGNWNIRLVAKAKDGAEFAQRVPLYVKG from the coding sequence ATGGCAGAACGTCAATTCACAGGCAAACACGCATTGGCGGTATTTGTCGCGGCCTTTGGCGTGATCATCGCGGTGAACCTTGTCTTGGCTTATAGTGCAATCAAGACCTTTCCGGGGCTTGAGGTGAAGAACTCCTATGTAGCCAGCCAGGAGTTCAATGAACGTTTGAAGGAACAGCAGGCCCTGGGTTGGAACATCAAGGCCGAGCTGACCGGAGGGCTGCTGGTGCTATACATAACCGATCAGACCGGTTCCCCTGTTGAAGTGGCAGATCTGCAGGCCGTGGTGGGGCGCGCCACCCATGTGAAGGAAGACTTCTCGCCGGACTTTACTTTTGATGGCATCGCCTATGCCGCTCCGGCTGCCCTGGGCGAAGGGAACTGGAACATTCGCCTTGTGGCCAAAGCAAAAGATGGTGCCGAGTTCGCGCAACGTGTGCCCCTGTATGTGAAAGGTTAG
- the ccoG gene encoding cytochrome c oxidase accessory protein CcoG has product MSDSNPTPSLYAAREPIFPRRVSGPFRNLKWIIMAVTLGIYYVTPWIRWDRGPSLPDQAVLLDLANRRFYFFWIEIWPHEFYFVAGLLIMAGLGLFLFTSALGRVWCGYACPQTVWTDLYILVERWIEGDRNARLRLHRQKKLDFRKARLRLTKWVAWFFIGLATGGAWVFYFADAPTLARDLVTGNAHPVAYTTMLILTGTTFFFGGFAREQICIYACPWPRIQAAMMDEDTLVVGYREWRGEPRGKGKRTADSELGDCIDCMACVNVCPVGIDIRDGQQLECITCALCIDACDDMMAKIGKPRGLIDYMALSDEAREREGQPPKNVWKHILRPRTILYTALWSLVGFALLFALFIRSDIDLTVAPVRNPTFVTLSDGTIRNTYDVRLRNKHGEDRPFKLTIAGDSSLQIEIEGVEGETVNVTADTAQLTRVYITAPQGTAPAAADSTSVRIWVEDLKSGERAYKDTSFNGRGS; this is encoded by the coding sequence GTGAGCGATTCCAATCCCACCCCCAGTCTCTACGCTGCCAGAGAGCCGATTTTCCCGAGACGTGTGTCCGGCCCGTTTCGCAATTTGAAATGGATCATCATGGCGGTGACGCTGGGCATTTACTATGTGACGCCTTGGATCAGGTGGGATCGCGGTCCAAGCCTTCCGGATCAGGCCGTTCTTCTGGATCTGGCGAACCGCCGCTTCTATTTCTTCTGGATCGAGATTTGGCCGCACGAGTTCTATTTTGTCGCTGGGCTGCTGATCATGGCAGGATTGGGTCTGTTCCTGTTCACCTCGGCGCTTGGGCGGGTCTGGTGCGGATATGCCTGCCCGCAGACGGTTTGGACGGACCTGTATATCCTTGTCGAGCGCTGGATCGAGGGCGACCGTAATGCGCGCCTGCGTCTGCACAGGCAGAAAAAGCTGGATTTCCGCAAGGCGCGGCTGCGCCTGACCAAGTGGGTCGCTTGGTTCTTCATCGGGCTCGCAACTGGTGGCGCCTGGGTTTTCTATTTTGCGGATGCACCAACTCTGGCGCGTGATCTGGTCACCGGAAACGCGCATCCAGTGGCCTATACGACGATGCTGATTCTGACCGGCACCACGTTTTTCTTCGGTGGCTTTGCACGCGAACAAATCTGCATCTATGCCTGCCCATGGCCGCGCATACAGGCCGCGATGATGGACGAGGATACCCTGGTCGTCGGATATCGCGAATGGCGGGGTGAACCACGCGGCAAAGGCAAACGTACGGCTGACAGCGAGCTGGGCGATTGCATCGATTGTATGGCTTGCGTCAATGTCTGTCCGGTAGGGATCGACATTCGAGACGGTCAGCAGCTGGAATGCATTACCTGTGCGCTTTGCATCGACGCCTGCGATGACATGATGGCCAAGATAGGCAAGCCCCGTGGTCTGATCGATTATATGGCGCTGAGTGATGAGGCCCGCGAACGCGAAGGTCAGCCACCCAAAAACGTTTGGAAACACATCCTGCGTCCGCGCACGATCCTGTACACGGCGCTATGGTCACTGGTCGGATTTGCACTGCTCTTTGCGCTGTTTATTCGTTCGGATATCGATTTGACGGTTGCGCCGGTGCGGAATCCGACTTTCGTTACCCTTTCAGATGGCACGATCCGTAACACCTATGATGTACGCCTGCGCAACAAACATGGCGAGGATCGGCCATTCAAACTGACGATTGCGGGCGATTCATCGCTGCAGATTGAAATCGAAGGTGTTGAAGGCGAGACTGTTAATGTCACTGCAGATACGGCACAATTGACCCGCGTCTATATCACCGCTCCGCAGGGTACTGCCCCTGCGGCGGCTGACAGCACCTCGGTTCGCATCTGGGTCGAAGATCTGAAAAGTGGTGAGCGAGCCTACAAGGATACCAGTTTCAACGGACGAGGAAGCTGA
- a CDS encoding LysR family transcriptional regulator, translating to MDWLSLPPLASLRAFAAFAEKRSVVEAGAALNVSHAAISQQLRALEKHLGAALLERTGKALTLTAEGEHLARALQLGFGAIEAAVGDLARSAQDRPVHVSLTSSFAASWLMPRLPSFRATHPDVNLILDPTFEVVELQPGGVDVAIRYGAGGWPGVECEMLLQTPMVIVASPTLLGNKTDWSPAELAQLPWLEEIGTTEGTKWLTERGVGPERGAGRTQLPGNLLLDGLRSGQGVTVTVRQFVEADINAGRVVELFAEPDTRGYHIVTQKQALRRSVKIFINWLRREARSQQ from the coding sequence ATGGACTGGCTATCACTGCCGCCGTTGGCCTCTCTCAGGGCCTTTGCAGCCTTCGCTGAGAAGCGAAGTGTTGTCGAGGCCGGTGCTGCGCTCAATGTTAGCCACGCTGCAATCAGCCAGCAGCTTCGCGCGCTCGAGAAACATCTGGGCGCGGCTCTGCTGGAGCGAACGGGCAAAGCGCTGACACTTACCGCGGAAGGTGAGCATCTGGCCCGTGCCCTGCAGCTTGGATTTGGTGCGATCGAGGCTGCTGTGGGTGATCTGGCTCGCTCGGCTCAGGACCGCCCGGTTCATGTGTCGCTGACGTCTTCCTTCGCTGCATCTTGGCTGATGCCGCGACTGCCGAGTTTCCGCGCGACGCATCCCGACGTAAACCTGATTCTCGATCCAACCTTTGAGGTGGTCGAGCTGCAACCGGGTGGCGTGGATGTAGCGATCCGTTATGGCGCCGGCGGTTGGCCGGGGGTGGAGTGTGAAATGTTGTTGCAGACGCCGATGGTCATCGTCGCCTCACCCACACTATTGGGTAACAAAACCGATTGGTCCCCGGCAGAACTTGCGCAGTTGCCGTGGCTTGAGGAAATTGGCACGACTGAGGGGACAAAATGGCTGACTGAGCGAGGTGTCGGACCCGAACGCGGCGCGGGGCGTACACAGCTTCCCGGTAACCTGCTGCTGGATGGTTTGCGGTCTGGGCAAGGGGTCACCGTCACTGTGCGACAATTCGTCGAAGCGGACATCAATGCGGGCCGCGTCGTCGAACTCTTCGCCGAGCCGGATACGCGCGGGTATCATATAGTTACGCAAAAACAAGCTCTTAGGCGATCCGTGAAAATCTTCATCAACTGGCTGAGGCGCGAAGCGCGAAGCCAGCAGTAA
- the ccoP gene encoding cytochrome-c oxidase, cbb3-type subunit III yields the protein MSKTPEKQPGDPNTTGHSWDGIEEFDNPMPRWWLWTFYATIIWGVIYTIMYPAWPLVQSATAGVLGWSSRELVQQEMVAFEEANAPWNAKLVETPLEEISADAELQQYAVNSGGAVFRTWCAQCHGSGAQGAPGFPNLLDDAWLWGGSLEDIEYTIAYGIRNEESDDARYSEMPAFGEILEKDEITQVVQYVMSLTNAQTDDAAAQAGKVVFEDNCAACHGDDGKGDVSQGAPNLTDAIWLYGGSEEALTETVTYSRFGVMPPWENRLTDAQIRAVTAYVHQLGGGQ from the coding sequence ATGAGTAAGACACCTGAAAAACAGCCGGGCGATCCTAACACCACGGGTCACAGCTGGGACGGAATCGAGGAATTCGATAATCCGATGCCACGCTGGTGGCTTTGGACCTTTTACGCGACCATCATTTGGGGCGTGATCTACACGATCATGTACCCCGCATGGCCCTTGGTTCAATCGGCAACCGCCGGTGTGCTGGGTTGGTCCTCGCGCGAGCTGGTGCAGCAGGAAATGGTCGCGTTCGAAGAAGCGAATGCGCCGTGGAATGCCAAGTTGGTGGAAACACCGCTGGAAGAAATCTCGGCCGACGCGGAGCTGCAACAATACGCAGTTAACTCTGGTGGCGCTGTGTTCCGAACCTGGTGCGCGCAGTGCCACGGATCGGGCGCGCAGGGTGCGCCGGGTTTCCCGAACCTGCTGGATGACGCCTGGCTGTGGGGCGGCTCGCTTGAGGATATCGAGTACACCATCGCCTATGGCATCCGGAACGAGGAAAGCGACGACGCGCGCTATTCCGAGATGCCGGCCTTTGGTGAGATCCTCGAAAAGGATGAGATCACTCAAGTGGTTCAATACGTCATGTCCCTGACTAACGCCCAGACCGATGACGCGGCGGCGCAGGCAGGCAAGGTTGTGTTCGAAGACAATTGCGCGGCTTGCCACGGTGATGACGGCAAAGGCGACGTTTCCCAGGGCGCGCCGAATCTGACCGATGCGATCTGGCTCTATGGTGGCAGCGAAGAGGCACTGACCGAGACGGTCACCTACAGCCGCTTCGGCGTCATGCCCCCGTGGGAAAACCGTCTGACCGACGCGCAGATCCGCGCTGTCACGGCCTATGTCCACCAGTTGGGTGGCGGTCAGTAA